The DNA region TTCAGGTGTgtggatagaaaaaaaaagcacaacaaaaaccaccccaTGCCTTAGAAACTGGCTCTGGTCTGATTTATTACTGAAACACCTGGAATCCAGCAGCTGTGAGAGTAATAACCAAAACTAGTCAGTACCAAACTCAGCAGCTttacttttataaatcatatGACAGCATGTCCTTTATTTATATGCATGGAAGCTGAAGTCTGCCTAACATGTTTCAGAGCTCAGCTTTGAAGGAAGGCCTGGGTAGTGCTAGGGCTTTACAGCTTTGCCCAGATATAGGACATACAACTGGTAGATCTCCGGGTAGGTTGTGCATCATCAGGTATTAGTTATGCTGAAtgactgctgatttttttttttaatttatttttagccaCCTCCAAAACTGCCTAATGGTGTGTTTGGTTCTGAATTTCAAGATTTTGTTAACAAATGGTGAGTATTTTCTCTATGGCTAAGTTGCAATGGGACTCATTTGGGATCAACCCTGCTGTCTTACTGTATCAATAACTTGGCAATTAGAGTCCCTACTTGTAGGTCATGGCAAATGTGGAGTAATTTCAATTAGCATAATCCTCTTTCTCCAACTGTTAATGTGCCTCAAGTGCATTTTACAGGCACCAGCTTGACAGCGGATGCATCCAAAGAGGGCCCCAAAGCTGAGAGATGTTCCCCTCTTTAAGATACGATCTCTGCTTCTGTGTGCAACTTAGATTAGTACTTTCTCAGCACTGAAGACAGCATAGTACTTATGGACTCTGATCATACAACACACTTCTAAAGGAGGATCCTTCACAGCATTCTGCAGTGACCATTCCATATGATGCAGAAGTCTTGCAGGCtccagatgctttttttccttccgaGTGCTTCACTGAACTAACATCTTTATCACACCAGTCATTCTCCCATCTATTTACTTTTCCAATTGCAGTTCAGCGATACCTGCACTGAACCAGTATATTCAGTGCTAAGGAAGGCAGTTCATTACAGTTGGAAAAGttagtttatttattaaaagCTATGTATGTATATTTACTGCTTCCAGAAGGAAGAACAGTAACACAATAGCTGAACTTGATACTGAGCTTGAAAAGACTTGGATAAAAGAAACTTAAGGGATAAAGCGATTCATATTGTTGAGCTTTCATTTAAATGGGAGTTTGATCTTTCCAGCGTGGTTATAGACACTCACTTCTGTCCCCACTGAACAGTATCAGACAACTCAGGATTTCATACCTAAAACTATACCAGTGAAACCTACAGAAGGGAATTGCTTACAGACCCAGATCTATGTTTTGAGAGGCACTACGTTACCTAATGCTTTTATCTAGAGTGGTATCTTCTTGGGCCCAAAGAAGTACACCAACATGATATAACttgatctttattttaaaagataattgtgTGTAACTTGTGTAACACTTTCTGTTTCCctagtttaattaaaaatcctGCTGAGAGAGCTGATTTGAAGCAGCTGATGGTAAGTGAAAGTCCTTAACTTGAACTAAGAGCACTCTTCCATGCAGGTTGGGTTCCTCAGCTGATCTGAGATCAGGATCAGAGCATATGGCCTACATTGTAGTTTGGGGCCCCTGACACAAGCAGCTCAAACAGTTTGAGAGGGGGCTGCTTTTCTGATCCAGAGATCAAGGGGCCTCAGGTTTTCATGCACTCCTAGAACAGGGACTGTCAAGGAGACCAAAACCGGTGGTTTTTGGAGTCTGTCATTTGATAATTGCAATGAGTATATGACCTAATGCTATTAAATTAATTAGCAAAAGAATTCTCTCTCTTGGGTTTATTAGTTAATAATAAAGTATATAGGTGATTACTTTTAAGAGGAGGAAAGAACAAAATTCCACATACCTTGTGGACTAGTTACATATGCTTTTATCATcttctgtgaaatgcaaaatttgtcCCTCTCTCTTTCATCAGCTTTGCCTTGCAAAATCTGTAGAACTACTACACACAAAcaaatcttgcattttttttctgtgtgaaatgaCCTTATCAGTTTCAGTGGGTCTTTTCATGGCCCGAAGTGTAATGGTAGGACTTAAGCTCTACTGCAGAAAATCAAGTTTTTCTTGCCCTGATCCTGCTGTACAATAAGGGTGCAAAATGCAGTCAGACTCTTTCTATTACAAAAAGCCTTTCTGTGCACAGGCAGGTATTTTCCAGAGCATTATCTCAAGTGGCTGAGTCACATCCTTATCGCATACTGCGGTGTAAGTATTCTGTAATAGGCACTGCGTAGGCAGTATTCCTCTGGAATGCTTGGCAATGTGTACATTTCATACGCTGGTTATTTTGGTAATCCTGCAGAAAAGCTCTCCTGGTCACTTTGTGTGGTTTGCCAAACTTTACAGCTAGCttgaatactgaaagaaaactggatttattgtatttcatgttattcaaaattattatttaacaGATTGAGTGCTTGAATaataatattcttctcctctgctcagatTCATGCTTTCATTAAGAGATCTGAAGCGGAGGAGGTGGATTTTGCGGGGTGGCTTTGTTCAACCATAGGCCTTAACCAACCGAGTACACCCACGCATGCTGCTGGAGTCTGAATATGGAAGAGCAAATCCTGTACTGTACATCTGTTAACAACAATGCTATTTTGGTCCTATTTCCTCAGCTTGTACCTGTTCAAACATGTATTTCACCTCTTAAGGAAGAATGTCTTTATAGCATGTGCCAAATGGTTTTAAATTTTGTCATAAACTAATTGGTATTGTATTGGATTACATTCGTTTACTGACCAAAACGTTAAGATGTTTAAGTTACAGTGCTTGCTGATTTTAAGTGATTATGGATAttctttcttaatgaaaatatcaCTGAGGGTGTTGACCCCCAGCTTGTTTGAACTTTATCAGGATTCTTTGTAAATTGTTGGTACTTCAATCATGCTTACCTAATCTTCCACGCAAAAAGGGTTAGGGATGCTCTAAAACTGTATCTGTTGAGCATGCTTTTGCTGCTGCCAAACTGTACCTGAAAGTTAGGCCTACTGGTTccaattttgctgttgtttagaGATCTCTCTTTCCAGGTGAAGAAGGCAAGAGCTCTGCATTTCTTGGAATGTACAGGGCAATATTCTAATTGTAGACTTGTTcatatttctatatttatttttaaaacatatcatCATACTTGGATTTAGTGATGTATGTCTttctaattgatttttaaaagttagttcTTGGAAGCGTCCTACAGAATCAAGACAAAGATCCCGgcaatttgctttcttttaaccTAAAAATTCATGACAACTGTGTTAGTGTCTAAAGTGTATGAAGATCCTCTATTGTTTTATTCTCTCGGATGTTTAGCAATGGATTCTCTTAATAAATATATTATCAAGTAACTtcttgaagcttttttttaaaactcaagaAACTTAACCAAAGCCTTAATCCAAAGTCACTGCTGCATTACACAcctttttctatatatttttccaCAGCCATGCAACATCCTTAGTTCCAAGAGGTACAAGATGGCATACGTAAAACGCCAATGTGTGAAACAGGGCTGGAGTCAGTTGCCATTGCAGTGTGTTAATATCCTGTTTACCAGGTTTCTGTGGAATGTCTGAGGGAAGTCTGACTGCAGAGGGTTTGTCTGTCTAGTGCTCACACAACTTGTACAGCACTCGATGCTCCATTGGGTGCTGTAACCCCCTGCGTGGGGTGTGACAGGCATTTTCCTAGGGCAAACCAGCATTGTGGCACAAAACACAGGAATGTAGCGATCCACCCAGCAGAGGGAAGACCTGCTTGCCTGCATCTGTCATTAACCAAGGGTGATTGTACTACACTGATTTCCtcagcttatttttcttcagaagttcaGCTTCTGTCAGTTAGTTGGCAAGCTAATTGCTGTTGCCATACAAGGGAACAGGGAGAGGTGAGTACTGCTATGTGCCCACAGCACAAAGTCTTGCTGTGTTTAACAGCCAGGCTGAGCAGTGCTATAAAAAGTTCAGCTCCTTGAAAGGATGTTTTGGGCATGGAAATGGCTGAAGTTCCTTCCCAAAAGGAATCCAAATCATTCTAGAAATGAACTTCCGCTTGGATCAGTATTGAGTATCAGTGAGAGGGATAGAATAGCCCTCAACCCATCATCAGCAGCAGCAAGTGCCTCTGACACATCCAAGGCTTCCTTCAGCCTGTCTTCATGTGGCTGTGACTGTTGGTAGTAGTGACAAGGTGATgtagcatttaatttaaaatctgtccTGTGCTTTATATGTGAATTATACACactaacacaaaaaaaacccaacagtactTTTTACTATTTGGTAAAAGAAATATGCAGTATGGGAACAGCAACTTTTTAGAGATTTAAATCCCCTTTTACTTGTTTGCTCCACAGCCAGCAGTAATTTGAACAATGCAAGCACAGTTTTATGTAGTAGGACACCAGGTGAAGTACTTTATTGCAACATGCAATAAACAGGTCTATTTTAATCCAAAAGCAAGCAAGGGACTCATTCACAAAAGGCGGCAGGAAAAGTGTATCCATGAAAACTACTATGGACCGAGCTGGGgacaaataacatttttcaacaGTCAAAATTACCCTTTGGAGATAAAACCCTCCAGAATGGGACGTGCCCAGAAGCAGAGTGAAGGTGGCACATGGTCCTGCTGTAAcatggaaagagaggagaggcTGGCCACTGAGCTCCTGGCAAACCAGCTCTTCACACGCAtactttcaaaaaattatttgacattCCAAGCCATAACATTTTTTGCtcaaatgttttgggtttttttaccagtGAGCCTTGGGAAAGCTTTGCTGACTCTTCTACACTCATGTTCTAAGCCCCTTCATTAAGACACCTAGGATTCTCAAAAACCAATTAGTCTTTAGTACAGGATGAAGCTATATTTACATTCCAACATTCAGTTTCTATTGCTACAAACCAAATTAAGAGCCAAATAAACAATCTCTCCTCAACCAGTGGCAGGAACTCATTGCAGGTTGAGTCATGTGTTCAGACCCCACCCAGGACACTGCACACTTTTCCAACTTCCTTTCCTGCTCTTAAAAGCAAACTTCAGAAGATTTATTCTATTTTCTCCAAGTGAtgccagagacagcagcagcacctttAGGCGCTAGTTGTGCAATGAACAATCCTGGATATAACTATTTTCCTAGTAAGACAGTTGACAAAGTGGCCGAGTTAGAATATTACTTTTATTGTCTGTTTTTAATCAGCTTAACAGATTGGGGtttctgtgctttaaaacaaGTATTGAAGAATTGATAAAATGACCAGCTGCACCACACAGTGTCTGCACTCCATGAGGAGAAAGAACATATTCTCTACTGACAAGAGCAGCACTAGCTCGTTACCGTACCATGAAAGAAATCCTAGAGGGGACTTCACATCGCTTTCCATTTTATAACTAAGTTCTTATAACTAAGTTCTCATACTCCTCCTTGGAGCTCACTTGAAAGCAGAAGGTGGACTTACTTACATTGATTTATGAAgttactgtgaggaaaaaaaaagtaacactaatttaaaaaaattagttcctTATTACAAGTAACACGGACCAATTCTTACCGTACAATTCACGGACAAATAAAAGGCTAATCGGCTGCTACTCTGAAAGAGCAAGACGTAGAAAATACTTCACTGTTACAGTCAGACTGACAGTACTAAAGAGCACCAGTGGGTACAAAGAGAGGCCACCTTGTTACTGCCCTCAGAATTAGGCTGAGGGTACAGTACCTGCTTCTCCCAATGTACGAACACCTACTTCGCCATCACATTTACAGGGAGCGCAAGTCCAGTTTTCCGTGCAACTGAGAACACAGCAGCTGAAAGCCTGGAGACAATCCTGGACACATCTTTTCTTACCGCGTATCTTAAAATTCCCAGTTTAAGCAAATGAGGTTACAATATAATCATTGGTTCAGCAACCAGCCTACATggcctggttttatttttcagcatcagGAAATAAGAACAGACAAATTATTGCTTTTAGCATACATGTTAAATTAGTCTGACTTGATTAATGACTTCTCCCATCCACGTATAAAGATGTAGTAAGCTACATTAGGTTTTAAATGTGGAACAGATTACGCTACATATTTGTGCAGcagattttcattcttttaacaTCTAAGTCAAGATGTGCCAAGCTTGTGACATTCGCATGTTCAAGTGTAACTTCCCTAGACTCCAAGAGTCTTGCATATCATACAGTTCATATCCATATACAGGACAACATGAAAACCAGTTGGTGAATTTTATATGAAGAAGAAATTCCTGAGTCTGTATTAAAAaccatctctgatttttttctctcaagaatcggattcctcctcctcttcctcctcctcctcttcatgaCCTTGAAGACTTAGGTGTAATTCAGTTTGATTGATAGCAGCCTCATTGTCCATCTGCCCAAGAGTCTGTCACAATAGAAGAGTGTAACTTGCTAATTATCAAGACCAGCAGCGATACAGAATGCTTCTCAAACCACTAAGAGAACTGTGCAGTCACAGCATCTTTTAGAAATCTGGTACTGGAACTGTTGGCTGCACGAGCCCATCACACTGACGAGCACTGGTTCTCCATAGAAGAGTTTCAACTAGTCCAGGCTGACCATGCTAAATAGGTAAAAAGTTCAGAGGATATCTGTGCCTCCAACCCCTATGCTCACAGTTGGCCAAACCAGCACGCCACAGTTAAGAGTGTCAGACACAATGCTTAATAATGGTGCACTGAAGCGACGCCAATATAAAGCAGGTATTTCCCAACCTCCCTGGAAACAACACGCTGCTTTCTGGGATGGGAAAAGGCAAAGCCCTTGAAACATAAACCAGCAACAAACCAGACCGATTTTACAGCTGAGCGTTTCAGTTAGTTAATGAGAAGCATAAACAGGGTCAACATTAAGAACCCTACATGAAAACCACCCACAGGAACACCTACAGCTGCCGAAATCGATacagctctcctctccctgttgcTCGCGCTGACACGGCCCATCGCAGGGGAAGGCCAGTCCCTCGCGTTTCACCAGGCAAGGACTCCCCTTACCTGTTGAGTCTCCTCGCCAACAGCTGACGGAGAGACTGTCACCTTCTCCTCTCTGGACCTGATCATAGACTGTAGCGCCAGCTCTTCCACCTGCAGACACGGGAACACAGAAGCCTTTGCAGTCATTATTTCTTGGACTCTAtttaaagcattaaatatttaaaatttcgttaaatattttggaataatCAACAGCAGTAACAGCAAAGCTTTTAAATCCCGTTTCCCCGCTCTTCAGCTTCAATACGCAGCAGGACACCGATGACCCCAGCACCGGCCGTGTTCGGCGGGACACCAGTAAAGGGCTTAGCGCTTATTTCGTGCAACAGCTGCGGTGTGAGAGGCACGGAGGCCGCTGCAAACAGGCCAGACCCCTCGGAGCCGCGGCCGGGCGCCGGGCTGCCGCTCCTGCACAGCTCAAGCGCGTTACGTTGCgttaaaacacaaaaagcagaCCCGAAACGCGGGGCaggcccggccctgccgctgcccacGGCCGCGCTcccgcacccccctccccgccgcgctcccggcgggaccgggccggcagcggccgccgcccgcTGAGGGCCCGGCGCTCGCCCCCTCGCtgggcccggccggccccggacCTTGAGGCGGGT from Mycteria americana isolate JAX WOST 10 ecotype Jacksonville Zoo and Gardens chromosome 6, USCA_MyAme_1.0, whole genome shotgun sequence includes:
- the SNAPC5 gene encoding snRNA-activating protein complex subunit 5, producing MLSRLQELRKEEETLLRVKAALHEQLTRLKVEELALQSMIRSREEKVTVSPSAVGEETQQTLGQMDNEAAINQTELHLSLQGHEEEEEEEEEESDS